The Collimonas fungivorans Ter331 genome has a segment encoding these proteins:
- the tssE gene encoding type VI secretion system baseplate subunit TssE — translation MKGFTPGLFDRLMGGDNTPAQSDLVVRLSMDALKDTVARDLEAMLNTRTVIPEELLKNFPECSKSILTYGLNDFSGMSLASLDDRAHICQCLEQGIARHEPRLRNVRASLELREGSINRLNFAIAAMLVVGPAKEAVSFDAVLQPSTLQYSISRARRAMRMDG, via the coding sequence ATGAAAGGTTTCACTCCAGGATTGTTTGACCGGTTGATGGGCGGCGACAACACGCCTGCGCAATCCGATCTGGTAGTGCGATTGTCGATGGATGCCTTGAAAGACACGGTCGCCCGCGACCTTGAGGCCATGCTCAATACGCGCACCGTGATTCCCGAAGAATTGCTGAAGAATTTCCCCGAATGCAGCAAGTCGATACTGACCTACGGCTTGAACGATTTTTCCGGCATGAGCCTGGCCAGCCTGGATGACCGGGCGCATATCTGCCAGTGCCTGGAACAGGGCATTGCGCGCCACGAGCCGCGCCTGAGGAACGTGCGCGCCTCGCTCGAGCTGCGCGAAGGATCGATCAACCGCTTGAATTTTGCGATTGCAGCCATGCTGGTGGTGGGGCCGGCCAAGGAAGCCGTGAGCTTCGACGCCGTGCTGCAGCCGTCGACCTTGCAATATTCAATCAGCAGAGCACGCCGCGCGATGCGGATGGACGGTTAA
- a CDS encoding RHS repeat-associated core domain-containing protein, translated as MTNAAKHFDPQIGIDIHMYVLVPGTPPVPLPTAHISMVLDPFDYLPFIGATVQVAGVKRATAGTGGLSVHIPLAIWVPPLRAPGGPQFDDELFMGSKTVLADDSPFSRLGMPVLDCSVVGMVPPFRLKKPSKPHLSMTLPTSVNLAIPDSVFVGGPPTISLMAIASRLGLAALGKGFKALRGTKGYKRAAAMFKEARQKLFKNMDSGFFKCKILHAEPVDIRDGSVAVSQEDFAISGRLPLIWTRDYSSGNSYDGMCGYGWQTPADFRLEIEADGMVLFFEANGAAVFPQLPEAAGAEHAVTEFVDGARLAWIQNDEIAELQVLTKGDLRYIFRMPTPNIAPQHQVLHLQIERIEDLCGNHWRFERVEGHLTRIIENGIGIMPGRFIEVHESAGKIHQLSLHDPATGLNYPLSTYKYQNQDLIAEFDALDVPRTFDYDRHHMVRHADRLGLSFYYAYDSEWRVVHAWGDHGLHDYRFGYNAVLRETEVTDSLGHTSLIKFDEDNLPLCEIDPLGGVTSFEYDEVGRTTAVSDPVGSRTEFEYDERGNLLKLLQADGSVISMEFDGANRMTLVVDSLGHPWRRVWDERGRMLEQSTPMGARSRFTYDAHGQLQTHINPRGAVTRLVFDRYGNISQLTDPLGHRSHFEYDALGDLTRHTDASGAVTEYRYDAKGRLLQTRQADGASTRCDYDAEDRLTAYADQNGALTRVEYVGTGQVAKRALADGHIVEYLYNTEEQLIGLVNQRKEHYQLKRDALGRVIEECDYWQQSRRYCYDPGGSLASATDPLGRVVTYVTDRLGRITKKILPDSDSPGQHVQEIFSYDKNGNLIEIRNSHRHVLRKFDADGRLGGEMQDGFQVEYGYDEAGNRVSRQTGAGNKVVARFDLRDQATAIVINDATPILIERDALGRSIKEQLSGSLQRQLRYDTEGHLTAQTVLWDQAPLFATSYDYDSAGNQTRRNDSEHGSDLYHYDPLGNILRHIDPAGRITDFLSDPTGDRLRTRIQLAEVMQAAGAEGLADALWSREGSYEGNHYIFDRAGNLVRRNSGQSSPAEQSNTEPATQLRWDANQRLIESSKGGQVTRYGYDPLGRRVFKRSLAHTTWFFWDGDVLLGEVHQASNAKNHADIWSAGNVADFMAARKRLAALKTMHAGVREYVYYPATFAPLALIDGQTEATARMVRPVNPMGLGMGILIGGVANASLSGAAPSGLPEIGRPETVATADETLGTVFYYHNDPNGCPTRLTDKYGKIVWSASYAAWGEVRQLHAAGIDNPIRFQGQYHDVETGLHYNRYRYYDPYIGQFVGKDPIGLDGGNNLYQYAPNPNRWIDPLGWDWNYHLTNSDGDVYYHGRASDKQSMADVARRHGKNVGTDGARFGSGDTMTQITKPGTPKLTAQGVEGVAVQETGVIGRKKTNGGKVRGNAIEGVNPKSKRATIKMEAGEDFLKGKSPSEMTGTTLKGKDYKIKC; from the coding sequence ATGACCAACGCTGCCAAGCATTTCGACCCGCAGATCGGCATCGATATCCACATGTACGTACTGGTGCCCGGCACGCCGCCGGTGCCGCTGCCGACCGCGCATATCTCGATGGTGCTCGATCCTTTCGATTATCTGCCGTTTATCGGCGCGACAGTACAGGTAGCCGGCGTCAAGCGCGCCACGGCGGGAACCGGCGGCCTGTCGGTGCATATCCCGCTGGCGATATGGGTGCCGCCCCTGCGCGCCCCCGGCGGTCCGCAGTTCGACGACGAGCTGTTCATGGGCAGCAAGACCGTGCTGGCCGACGACTCGCCGTTCTCGCGCCTGGGCATGCCGGTGCTCGATTGCAGCGTGGTCGGCATGGTGCCGCCGTTCCGCCTGAAGAAACCGTCCAAACCGCATCTGTCGATGACCTTGCCGACTTCGGTCAACCTGGCGATACCCGACAGCGTGTTTGTCGGCGGGCCGCCGACGATTTCCTTGATGGCGATTGCGTCCAGGCTGGGACTGGCGGCTCTTGGCAAAGGATTCAAGGCGTTGCGCGGGACAAAGGGGTATAAGCGTGCGGCAGCAATGTTCAAGGAGGCACGGCAGAAGTTGTTCAAGAATATGGATTCCGGTTTCTTTAAATGCAAGATATTGCATGCCGAGCCGGTCGATATCCGCGATGGCAGCGTAGCGGTTTCGCAAGAAGATTTCGCCATCTCAGGACGCTTGCCATTGATCTGGACTCGCGATTATTCATCGGGCAATAGCTACGACGGCATGTGCGGTTACGGCTGGCAGACGCCCGCGGATTTCCGATTGGAAATCGAAGCGGATGGCATGGTACTGTTTTTCGAAGCCAACGGGGCTGCAGTATTTCCGCAACTGCCAGAAGCCGCTGGCGCTGAGCACGCTGTGACCGAATTTGTCGATGGCGCTCGATTAGCCTGGATTCAAAATGACGAAATTGCCGAGCTGCAGGTTCTGACCAAGGGCGATTTGCGTTATATCTTCCGCATGCCGACGCCCAATATCGCGCCACAGCATCAAGTCCTGCATCTGCAGATCGAGAGAATTGAAGACTTGTGCGGCAATCACTGGCGATTCGAGCGCGTTGAAGGACATCTGACCCGAATCATAGAGAATGGCATCGGCATCATGCCAGGCCGTTTTATCGAAGTGCATGAATCCGCCGGCAAAATTCATCAGCTAAGCCTACATGACCCGGCTACCGGCCTGAACTACCCGCTGAGTACTTACAAATACCAGAATCAGGACCTGATCGCTGAATTCGACGCACTCGATGTTCCCCGCACCTTCGACTACGACCGCCATCACATGGTGCGCCACGCCGACCGGCTGGGATTGTCCTTCTATTATGCTTATGACAGTGAATGGCGTGTAGTGCACGCCTGGGGCGACCATGGATTGCATGACTACCGGTTTGGGTACAACGCAGTATTGCGGGAAACCGAAGTCACCGATTCACTGGGCCATACTTCGCTGATCAAGTTCGATGAGGACAACCTGCCTCTTTGCGAAATCGATCCTTTAGGTGGGGTTACGAGCTTTGAATATGACGAGGTAGGGCGCACCACCGCGGTATCGGATCCGGTCGGATCGCGCACGGAATTTGAATATGACGAACGCGGAAACCTGTTGAAATTGCTGCAGGCAGACGGTAGCGTGATCAGCATGGAGTTCGACGGCGCCAATCGTATGACTTTGGTGGTCGACTCGCTTGGGCATCCTTGGCGGCGTGTCTGGGACGAAAGGGGTCGGATGCTGGAGCAAAGCACGCCTATGGGAGCGCGCTCGCGCTTTACCTACGATGCTCACGGCCAATTGCAAACCCACATCAACCCGCGCGGAGCTGTCACTAGGCTGGTTTTCGATCGCTACGGCAATATATCGCAGCTGACGGACCCGCTTGGTCATCGCAGCCATTTCGAATATGACGCGCTGGGCGACCTGACACGCCATACCGATGCTAGCGGAGCTGTCACTGAATATCGCTATGACGCCAAAGGACGTCTGCTGCAGACTCGCCAGGCCGACGGAGCCAGCACCCGCTGCGACTATGATGCGGAAGATCGGCTGACCGCCTATGCGGATCAGAACGGCGCCCTGACCAGGGTCGAGTATGTCGGCACCGGCCAGGTCGCCAAGCGCGCACTGGCTGACGGGCACATTGTGGAATATCTATACAATACCGAGGAACAACTGATCGGCCTGGTAAACCAGCGCAAGGAGCACTACCAGCTCAAGCGCGATGCCTTGGGCCGCGTCATTGAAGAATGTGATTATTGGCAGCAATCGCGCCGTTATTGTTACGATCCTGGTGGCAGCCTGGCAAGCGCCACCGATCCTCTGGGCCGCGTCGTCACCTATGTTACTGATCGACTGGGCCGCATCACAAAGAAAATCTTGCCCGATTCCGATAGTCCCGGACAGCATGTGCAGGAAATTTTCAGTTACGACAAGAACGGCAATCTGATCGAAATCCGTAATTCGCATCGGCATGTGCTGCGCAAATTCGACGCCGACGGTCGTCTTGGCGGAGAAATGCAAGACGGGTTTCAGGTTGAATACGGCTACGATGAGGCGGGTAACCGGGTGTCGCGACAAACCGGCGCAGGCAATAAGGTTGTTGCCCGCTTCGATTTACGCGACCAGGCAACCGCTATTGTCATTAACGACGCGACGCCGATCTTGATCGAGCGCGATGCGCTTGGACGCTCCATCAAGGAGCAATTGAGCGGCAGTCTTCAGCGTCAGCTGCGTTACGACACGGAAGGTCACCTCACAGCCCAAACCGTGCTGTGGGACCAGGCGCCTCTATTTGCCACTAGCTACGATTACGACAGCGCGGGAAATCAAACGCGGCGCAACGATAGCGAGCATGGCAGTGATCTGTATCATTACGACCCGTTGGGCAATATTCTGCGCCATATCGACCCTGCCGGTCGCATTACGGATTTTCTCAGCGATCCGACTGGCGATCGCTTGCGCACCCGGATCCAGCTAGCCGAAGTGATGCAGGCAGCGGGCGCTGAAGGCCTGGCCGATGCTCTATGGAGCCGCGAAGGCAGCTATGAGGGCAACCACTACATATTCGATCGTGCGGGCAACCTGGTCCGGCGCAACAGCGGCCAATCGTCGCCGGCAGAGCAATCCAACACCGAACCGGCCACGCAGCTCAGATGGGACGCCAATCAACGCCTGATCGAAAGCAGCAAAGGCGGCCAGGTGACTCGCTACGGCTACGACCCGCTTGGCCGGCGGGTATTCAAACGTAGCCTGGCTCACACCACCTGGTTTTTCTGGGACGGCGACGTCTTACTGGGAGAAGTGCATCAGGCCAGCAATGCCAAGAACCATGCCGACATTTGGTCAGCCGGCAATGTGGCTGATTTCATGGCGGCGCGTAAGCGGCTAGCGGCGCTGAAAACAATGCATGCCGGGGTGCGGGAATATGTCTATTATCCGGCTACATTTGCGCCGCTGGCGCTGATCGATGGACAAACTGAGGCAACAGCAAGAATGGTTCGGCCTGTCAATCCGATGGGATTGGGGATGGGAATACTGATTGGCGGTGTTGCCAATGCATCTCTATCCGGTGCGGCGCCGAGCGGCCTCCCGGAGATCGGCAGGCCCGAGACGGTGGCGACAGCTGACGAAACTCTTGGCACCGTCTTTTATTATCACAACGATCCCAATGGCTGTCCGACAAGGTTAACCGATAAGTACGGGAAAATTGTGTGGTCGGCCAGTTACGCAGCCTGGGGCGAGGTACGGCAGCTGCACGCAGCGGGGATCGACAACCCGATCAGGTTCCAGGGCCAATACCATGATGTAGAAACAGGATTGCATTACAACCGGTATCGATATTACGACCCGTATATCGGACAATTTGTCGGAAAGGATCCGATTGGACTGGATGGCGGCAACAACCTGTACCAGTATGCACCTAACCCGAATCGCTGGATTGACCCGTTGGGGTGGGATTGGAACTATCATCTTACAAATTCCGATGGCGATGTCTATTACCATGGACGCGCCAGCGATAAGCAGTCAATGGCTGACGTCGCGCGCAGACATGGGAAAAACGTGGGCACTGACGGTGCGCGGTTTGGTTCAGGCGACACCATGACGCAAATTACCAAGCCAGGCACGCCAAAATTGACCGCTCAAGGTGTGGAAGGCGTAGCGGTTCAGGAAACCGGGGTCATCGGTCGGAAAAAGACGAATGGCGGCAAAGTACGTGGCAACGCAATCGAAGGCGTTAACCCTAAATCAAAAAGAGCGACCATAAAAATGGAAGCCGGGGAAGATTTCTTGAAAGGCAAGAGCCCGAGCGAAATGACTGGAACCACATTAAAAGGAAAGGATTACAAAATAAAATGCTGA
- the tssG gene encoding type VI secretion system baseplate subunit TssG, translated as MLTAQRRFEPSVIQRLLDKPHRFQFFQAVMMLELWLKRNGIPHEEAVSDFLRFQNTVSLNFPPSEIEALEVTPKLTEQTVEALLDALQTNQLDSIALTPAFIGFLGSNGTLPSHYSERIAAHQLYEKDHGPRAFLDVFSNRSVALFFKAWRKYRLEFKYQIDGTDSFLPLLMSLAGLGHRTLRDRMSEDGAGVLDESIGHFAAAIRHRPPSAAYMQRVLREYFSVPITIEQFVGHWYNVPVDQQTVLGSTNALLGSVAMVGERVWQRDLRMRLKIGPLAKKKFESFLPGGAAAIGLQKILAMFTSVFLEYEIQLILRADQVQSVILNSDRESGRLGWDTFVTSKPEESDRTDVCYEIHSL; from the coding sequence ATGCTTACCGCGCAGCGGAGATTCGAACCTAGTGTAATCCAGCGCTTGCTGGACAAGCCGCATCGGTTCCAGTTTTTCCAGGCTGTGATGATGTTGGAGCTGTGGTTGAAACGCAACGGCATCCCCCATGAGGAAGCCGTCAGCGATTTCCTGCGTTTCCAGAACACCGTGTCGCTGAATTTTCCTCCGAGCGAAATCGAAGCGCTGGAGGTAACGCCCAAGCTGACCGAACAAACGGTGGAAGCGCTGCTGGACGCATTGCAGACCAACCAGCTCGACAGCATTGCGCTGACGCCGGCGTTCATCGGTTTTTTAGGCAGCAACGGCACCTTGCCCAGCCACTACTCGGAACGTATCGCTGCGCACCAGCTGTATGAAAAAGATCACGGGCCGCGCGCTTTCCTGGATGTCTTCTCGAACCGCAGCGTAGCGCTTTTTTTCAAGGCCTGGCGCAAGTACCGGCTGGAATTCAAGTACCAGATCGACGGCACCGACAGTTTCCTGCCGCTGCTGATGTCGCTCGCCGGCCTCGGCCACCGCACTTTGCGCGATCGCATGTCGGAAGACGGCGCCGGCGTGCTGGACGAGTCGATCGGACATTTCGCCGCCGCCATCCGCCATCGGCCACCGTCGGCAGCGTACATGCAGCGGGTGTTGCGCGAATATTTTTCGGTGCCGATCACCATCGAGCAGTTTGTCGGCCATTGGTATAACGTGCCGGTCGACCAGCAAACCGTGCTGGGTTCCACCAACGCCCTGCTAGGCAGCGTGGCGATGGTGGGCGAGCGGGTATGGCAGCGCGACCTGCGCATGCGCCTGAAAATCGGCCCGCTGGCGAAGAAGAAGTTCGAGAGCTTTTTGCCGGGCGGCGCCGCCGCCATCGGCTTGCAAAAAATACTGGCGATGTTTACCAGTGTCTTCCTGGAGTATGAAATACAGCTGATCTTGCGCGCAGACCAGGTACAAAGCGTCATCCTCAACTCCGACCGTGAAAGCGGACGGCTGGGTTGGGATACTTTTGTCACCAGCAAGCCGGAAGAAAGCGACCGCACCGATGTCTGTTACGAAATTCACTCACTTTGA
- the tssF gene encoding type VI secretion system baseplate subunit TssF, whose translation MDELLPYYERELGFLRRYSREFSERYPKIASRLLMSGEVSEDPHIERMIQSFALINARTSKRLDDDYPEFTEALFEVLYPHYLRPFPSCSIARMDYSVAAAQLTTAMPVPRGTELTTRQVKGVACKFKTTYEVTVAPVQLSHAVFDPIIEPPDAVLLPPTASSRIGITFESTAEQAGFAELGIKSLRVFIDGEPSFCAALRDTLFMRTVRAYVEVGKSGKWHAVNKIPVTPVGFEEDESLIDFPARSHPAYRLLTEYFSYPEKFNFFDVDVAEITKLLPPGCKKFTLHLVLSGLRADSNTARMLGTLSTNNLLLGCTPVINLFKQRGDPIRLTHTSAYYPVVGDSRRAYAYEVHSIDSVQLVRQTPEGESITEFRPFYSLRHGESVDKAGHYWAMRRDEMVASRSPGYETEISIVDIDFDPATIETDTLSIELTCCNRNLPASLAYGLAGGDLFLEGGSLVNSIGFLRKPSEPCRFERGRGAHWRLISHLALNHLSLAKGGLEALQETLSLYDLPRSAISQRQIGSVVGIDHKAATAWLPGNPFASLVRGIEIRVTLDEEGFVGSGIHVFANVLDRFLGLYVHANSFTQLVIASKRTGEEILRCLPRSGDSNLV comes from the coding sequence GTGGACGAATTACTTCCCTATTACGAGCGCGAGCTCGGTTTCCTGAGACGCTATTCGCGCGAATTTTCCGAACGCTATCCGAAGATTGCCAGCCGCCTGCTGATGTCCGGCGAAGTATCCGAAGATCCGCACATCGAGCGCATGATCCAGTCGTTTGCGCTGATCAATGCCCGCACCTCGAAGCGGCTGGACGACGATTACCCGGAATTTACCGAAGCCCTGTTCGAAGTGCTGTATCCGCATTACCTGCGGCCGTTTCCCTCCTGCTCGATCGCACGCATGGACTACAGCGTCGCGGCGGCGCAGCTGACTACCGCCATGCCGGTGCCGCGCGGCACCGAACTGACCACGCGCCAGGTCAAGGGCGTGGCTTGCAAGTTCAAGACGACCTATGAAGTGACGGTGGCGCCGGTGCAGCTGTCGCATGCGGTATTCGACCCCATCATCGAACCGCCGGACGCGGTGCTGCTGCCGCCTACCGCCAGCTCACGCATCGGCATCACTTTCGAGAGCACGGCGGAGCAAGCCGGTTTTGCCGAACTGGGCATCAAGAGCCTGCGCGTATTCATCGACGGCGAACCGTCGTTCTGCGCGGCACTGCGCGACACCCTGTTCATGCGCACCGTGCGCGCCTATGTCGAAGTCGGCAAGAGCGGCAAATGGCATGCCGTGAACAAGATCCCGGTCACCCCTGTCGGCTTTGAAGAAGACGAATCGTTGATCGACTTCCCGGCCCGCTCGCATCCTGCCTACCGGCTGCTGACCGAGTACTTTTCCTATCCAGAGAAATTCAATTTCTTTGACGTCGATGTTGCCGAAATCACAAAGCTGCTGCCGCCCGGCTGCAAGAAATTCACCTTGCACCTGGTGCTGTCCGGGCTGCGCGCCGACTCCAACACCGCGCGCATGCTGGGCACCTTGTCGACCAACAACCTGCTGCTAGGCTGCACCCCGGTCATCAACCTGTTCAAGCAGCGCGGCGACCCGATCCGGCTGACCCACACCAGCGCCTACTATCCGGTAGTAGGCGACTCGCGGCGCGCCTATGCGTATGAAGTGCATTCCATCGATTCGGTGCAGCTGGTGCGGCAAACCCCGGAAGGTGAATCGATTACCGAATTCCGGCCTTTCTATTCCTTGCGTCACGGCGAAAGCGTGGACAAGGCAGGCCATTACTGGGCCATGCGGCGCGACGAAATGGTTGCGTCGCGCAGTCCGGGCTATGAAACCGAAATTTCCATCGTCGACATCGACTTCGATCCGGCCACCATAGAAACCGATACGCTGAGCATCGAGCTGACCTGCTGCAATCGCAACCTGCCGGCTTCCCTGGCTTACGGCCTGGCCGGCGGCGACCTGTTCTTGGAAGGCGGTTCGCTGGTGAACTCCATCGGCTTCTTGCGCAAACCGTCCGAACCGTGCCGCTTCGAGCGCGGCCGCGGCGCGCACTGGCGCCTGATTTCCCATCTTGCATTGAACCACCTGTCGCTGGCCAAGGGCGGCCTGGAGGCTTTGCAAGAAACCCTGAGCTTGTACGATTTACCGCGTTCGGCGATTTCCCAGCGCCAGATCGGCAGCGTGGTCGGCATCGACCACAAGGCCGCCACCGCCTGGCTGCCCGGCAATCCGTTTGCGTCGCTGGTGCGCGGCATCGAGATCAGGGTAACGCTGGACGAGGAAGGTTTTGTGGGTAGCGGCATCCATGTGTTTGCCAATGTCCTGGACCGCTTCCTCGGCCTGTATGTGCATGCCAACAGCTTTACGCAATTGGTGATAGCTTCCAAACGAACAGGTGAGGAGATACTGCGATGCTTACCGCGCAGCGGAGATTCGAACCTAGTGTAA
- the tssH gene encoding type VI secretion system ATPase TssH, with protein MSINLKTLISKLNDTSRLAAERAANICVGRGQYEVDIEHLFLALLEQPKSDFAVIARKSGISLAALESDLQGEIDRFKNGNARTPVFSPHLPKLFEHAWLIASLDNQSGRIRSGHLLLALLTEPDLVQLAYRGSKLFIKFKLDDLKHDLEKLTEGSQESAAVNGDGTAATEDEGGDPVQDLTGEASKTPSLDKFTTNLTQRAREGKVDPVIGRDTEIRQTIDILMRRRQNNPILTGEAGVGKTAVVEGLALRIAQKDVPDVLQGVEVHTLDMGLLQAGASVKGEFENRLKSVIDEVKKSSHAIILFIDEAHTMIGAGGQAGQNDAANLLKPALARGELRTIAATTWSEYKKYFEKDAALARRFQVVKVEEPSEELACAMLRGMAPLMEKHFGVRVFDEAITEAVRLSHRYISGRQLPDKAISVLDTACAKVALGQNATPALIENIVKKLDRLVAELNSLERESNAGGKHAERLKELRELQSTLNAELAIHRERWEKEKTLTDRIKAARTELEAIPAAEQTAAEEGAKPSKKAAKDSKENQELAKLIEELKTLQGETPMVPVQVDGLVVAEIVASWTGIPLGKMVKDEIKTVINLGALLHERVLGQPHAIEAVAQRVRTSRANLDDPNKPKGVFLFVGPSGVGKTETALALADVLYGGERKLVTINMSEYQEAHSVSGLKGSPPGYVGYGEGGVLTEAVRRNPYSVVLLDEVEKAHPDVLELFFQVFDKGVLDDAEGREIDFKNTIIILTSNVASSLIMQSCLNKAAAELPSTDDLEQAIRPQLVKAFKPAFLGRLKVIPYYPISDDVLVEIINLKLGRIQKRIAINHKAEFSYDEPLVEAVLARCTEVDSGARNVDNILNGTLLPEIAETVLAKMAEGGSIAKIKVTANKQGQFKYAIK; from the coding sequence ATGAGCATTAATCTCAAAACCTTAATCAGCAAACTGAACGATACCTCGCGCCTGGCGGCAGAACGTGCGGCAAACATCTGCGTCGGCCGTGGGCAGTATGAAGTGGATATCGAACACCTGTTCCTGGCCCTGCTGGAACAGCCCAAGAGCGATTTTGCAGTGATTGCGCGCAAATCCGGCATCAGCCTGGCCGCGCTGGAAAGCGACCTGCAGGGTGAAATCGACCGTTTCAAGAACGGCAACGCGCGCACCCCGGTCTTTTCGCCGCACCTGCCCAAGCTGTTCGAACACGCCTGGCTGATCGCCTCGCTCGACAACCAGTCGGGACGGATCCGCAGCGGCCATCTGCTGCTGGCGCTGCTGACCGAGCCGGACCTGGTGCAGCTGGCCTATCGCGGCTCCAAGCTGTTCATCAAGTTCAAGCTGGACGATCTCAAGCACGACCTCGAAAAGTTGACTGAAGGTTCGCAGGAAAGCGCAGCCGTCAATGGCGACGGCACTGCCGCAACTGAAGACGAAGGCGGCGATCCGGTACAGGACCTGACCGGCGAAGCCTCGAAAACCCCCTCGCTCGACAAATTCACTACCAACCTGACGCAGCGCGCGCGCGAAGGCAAGGTCGACCCGGTGATCGGCCGCGATACCGAAATCCGCCAGACCATCGACATCCTGATGCGGCGCCGCCAAAACAATCCGATCCTGACCGGCGAGGCCGGCGTCGGCAAAACCGCCGTGGTGGAAGGCCTGGCGCTGCGCATTGCGCAAAAAGACGTGCCAGACGTGCTGCAAGGCGTGGAAGTGCATACGCTCGACATGGGCCTGCTGCAAGCCGGAGCCAGCGTCAAGGGCGAGTTTGAAAACCGCCTGAAAAGCGTGATCGACGAGGTCAAGAAAAGCTCGCACGCCATCATCCTGTTCATCGACGAAGCCCACACCATGATCGGCGCCGGCGGCCAGGCTGGCCAGAACGATGCCGCCAACCTGCTGAAACCGGCGCTGGCGCGCGGCGAGCTGCGCACCATCGCCGCCACCACCTGGAGCGAGTACAAGAAATATTTCGAAAAAGACGCTGCCCTGGCGCGTCGCTTCCAAGTCGTGAAAGTCGAGGAACCGAGCGAAGAACTGGCTTGTGCGATGCTGCGCGGCATGGCGCCGCTGATGGAAAAACACTTCGGCGTGCGTGTCTTCGACGAAGCGATCACCGAGGCCGTGCGTTTATCGCACCGCTATATCAGCGGCCGCCAGCTGCCGGACAAGGCGATCAGCGTGCTCGACACCGCCTGCGCCAAGGTTGCGCTGGGCCAGAATGCAACGCCGGCCCTGATCGAAAATATCGTCAAGAAGCTGGATCGCCTGGTGGCAGAACTGAACTCGCTGGAGCGCGAATCGAACGCCGGCGGCAAGCATGCCGAACGCCTGAAGGAATTGCGCGAACTGCAAAGCACATTGAATGCGGAACTGGCGATCCACCGCGAACGCTGGGAAAAGGAAAAAACCCTGACCGACCGCATCAAGGCCGCCCGTACCGAACTGGAAGCGATCCCCGCTGCCGAACAAACCGCGGCGGAAGAAGGCGCCAAGCCTTCCAAGAAAGCCGCCAAGGACAGCAAGGAAAACCAGGAACTGGCGAAGCTGATCGAGGAATTGAAAACGCTGCAAGGCGAAACGCCGATGGTGCCGGTGCAGGTCGACGGCCTGGTGGTGGCGGAAATCGTCGCCAGCTGGACCGGCATCCCGCTCGGCAAGATGGTCAAGGATGAAATCAAGACCGTGATCAATCTCGGCGCCCTGCTGCACGAACGCGTGCTCGGTCAGCCGCATGCCATCGAAGCCGTGGCGCAGCGAGTACGCACTTCGCGCGCCAACCTGGACGATCCGAACAAACCCAAGGGCGTGTTCCTGTTCGTCGGCCCGTCCGGCGTCGGCAAGACCGAAACCGCGCTGGCGCTGGCCGACGTGCTGTACGGCGGCGAACGCAAGCTGGTCACCATCAACATGAGCGAATACCAGGAAGCGCACAGCGTCTCCGGCCTGAAAGGCTCGCCGCCGGGATATGTCGGCTATGGCGAAGGCGGCGTCCTGACCGAAGCGGTGCGGCGCAATCCGTACAGCGTAGTGCTGCTGGACGAGGTGGAAAAAGCCCATCCGGATGTGCTCGAGCTGTTTTTCCAGGTGTTCGACAAGGGCGTGCTGGACGACGCCGAGGGCCGCGAGATCGACTTCAAGAACACCATCATCATCCTCACCAGCAATGTTGCCTCCAGCCTGATCATGCAGAGCTGCCTGAACAAGGCGGCGGCGGAACTGCCGAGCACCGACGACCTGGAACAGGCGATCCGGCCGCAGCTGGTTAAGGCGTTCAAGCCGGCCTTCCTCGGTCGCCTGAAAGTGATTCCTTACTACCCGATTTCGGACGACGTGCTGGTCGAGATCATCAATCTCAAGCTGGGACGCATCCAGAAACGCATCGCCATCAACCACAAGGCCGAGTTCAGCTACGACGAACCGCTGGTGGAAGCGGTGCTGGCGCGCTGTACGGAAGTCGATTCCGGCGCCCGCAATGTCGACAATATCCTCAACGGCACGCTGTTGCCGGAAATTGCCGAAACGGTGCTGGCCAAGATGGCCGAAGGCGGCAGCATCGCCAAGATCAAGGTCACTGCCAACAAGCAAGGCCAATTCAAATACGCGATCAAATAG